Part of the Eleginops maclovinus isolate JMC-PN-2008 ecotype Puerto Natales chromosome 3, JC_Emac_rtc_rv5, whole genome shotgun sequence genome is shown below.
tgcagagttcCTCCTTGTGGAAGAGGTTTGTTTGTTGAAACACGTTTGCCGACTGTGATATTTCAGAATCAGAGAGAGACTGTGATTTAGCGTAACATCTGCTCTGTTATTACCCAGCTCACTGTGATCCATCTTCTGTGTAAAGCCTTTAGTTTCCCCTCTGCTCTTGATAGTGTTTGTGATGAGCTGACCAAACTGTTTTCACTTTCCCTGCAGACCACAGGAGAGTGGACGCAGAAACGTAAAGCGTATGATTCACGATGCTATGGGAGTAAATAGTCACATTAtcattgaaaaacatgtttaaagagtCCCTACTAAGCTTTCCGTTCTgctcccctctcctgtagtgtgctctataggttttagtgcctGTGAATGATCTGCAGAGGCTATATTCCccgtgttccctccagaaggagcTTCTCTCCCGCCCTGGTGTGTAGCCCCTGCAGCATGCTTTTCAGATGCAGCgacacagaaacatttcatgACGGCTCCTCTGCCCTCTCGTCACCCCGCAGGATAAATGGATGTCCTTGTTGTTTGAAACGCTCTTTATCTTTCTCgtcactctctccctctggcTCCTGACTCATCGCCGCTTCCCTTTATTCTCAGTGAACTGCCAGAGTGAAAAGCCCAACGTCCTCTTTCCCTTTATGCGCATTAGCTTGTTCACAAATCGCTCAAATATGTTAGTAATTACTAATCCAGAatgaaaggaggtgctgcagcaggagaggagaataaagagcagcaggagaggactctttaaagtagagacgctacatactgatatacacctgaacatcagcaggagaggactctttaaagtagagactctacatactgatatacacctgaacatcagcaggagaggactctttaaagtagagacactacatactgatatacacctgaacatcagtaggagaggactctttaaagtagagactctacatactgatatacatctgaacatcagcaggagaggactctttaaagtagagactctacatactgatatacatctgaacatcagcaggagaggactctttaaagtagagactctacatactgatatacacctgaacatcagcaggagaggactctttaaagtagagactctacatactgatatacacctgaacatcagcaggagaggactctttaaagtagagacactacatactgatatacacctgaacatcagcaggagaggactctttaaagtagagaccctacatactgatatacacctgaacatcagcaggagaggactctttaaagtagagacactacatactgatatacacctgaacatcagcaggagaggactctttaaagtagagactctacatactgatatacacctgaacatcagcaggagaggactctttaaagtagagacactacatactgatatacacctgaacatcagcaggagaggactctttaaagtagagacactacatactgatatacacctgaacatcagcaggagaggactctttaaagtagagacactacatactgatatacacctgaacatcagcaggagaggactctttaaagtagagactctacatactgatatacacctgaacatcagcaggagaggactctttaaagtagagacactacatactgatatacacctgaacatcagcaggagaggactctttaaagtagagacactacatactgatatacacctgaacatcagcaggagaggactctttaaagtagagactctacatactgatatacacctgaacatcagcaggagaggactctttaaagtagagactctacatactgatatacacctgaacatcagcaggagaggactctttaaagtagagactctacatactgatatacacctgaacgtcagAATAATGTGGCCCCTCCTTAAAGTACGTTTTGTTCATAATTCTTCCGATCTTTGTGTAATTGTGTGTCTTTAACGAATCCTAACGGATCCTTTTTAGTCACCAAAgtccaacaacaacaccacaggCCGTTGGAGGCAGCGGTGAACTAACCCCCCCTGCGGCGTAACATGATTTTGTCAGcggagtctggtggctttgcCTTTGTCGAGGGCTTCTatgagctttttatttgttgggGCCGAATGTTTAATCTGACTCAGGCGCAGCACGTAATGAGCGGCCCTTGTAAACTGAGAGAGAGGACGGCCCTCCTGATGAATAATTCATGATGTCACTGCTGGTCCCGTAACCCAAGGTCTCGCGTCTGGACTGCACCGGCATTCAAACCCCTGTCGAGCAGCACCAGGATATCAGCAAATAGCCTTTCAGTTTCTCGTATGCACTGTGCAGCCCGTCCTTATGAACCGCTGGTGGCGTCAGGGGGCTCTTTGTGGCTGGATTATAGAAACACTGATGCATGAGAGTGTGATTCAGATCTTAAATCAGGGCTCTGAGAAAGGAAATGTCAGTTTTCCactttgttttgtcatttcttCTGAGCTCTTCATAAAGCAGCATTGCAACACAACCTTTCATTCCAGCGgtcttattttaaacaattacaCAGCTTTAGGTTTTAAATGACAGTCAGAAAAAACATCCGGACTttataaacatgtttaacaatcaTGAAAGTGATAGTTTGCTTTGTACTCGGGTGGGTTAGTTTGCTCTCTGGTTTATAGTTGGATAACATCTTGAATATAACCCAACTCAGTAGATTGTATATGTACAGAAATTAGAAATGCAATATGGTTTAGAGAAGGCATGTCCAGAGTCCGCCCGgggaccaatcacagcagcttCGGACTTATTATGTTTGATTAACGGCGCTTAGCTGCTGGACGTGCAGTGAGTCACGGCGGGAATTTAACTTTGCTTTTCAGTGAAAGACGCTGTGTTTTAGTTTTGGTATTTCTTTAGTTTGGAGCGAGCCGCGGTAAAACCCGGAGCGGACTTTTTTGAGTTGCCGTTGTTTTTGATGCTGAGAACTGGAATGGACTAgtgaggaacatgcagcaaATAGCTTTCTATATAAAGTTTATACAGCCATATATAAAACCTTAGAAGATAGTTTGTGCAGCTCCATTCATATTTAATCTGGGGCCAAAGAAGGCAGAATGGCTCCTTTGATAAAACCTAGATTTATTTCCTTAAATTTCTAAAATACCTTCCTAGTAGTTCTTGAAGGATCTTTATGAATGACCTGTAAGTGTGTGTAGTCTTTAGAGCCATCACTAAACTCCAAATGGAATTGGAAAACCTGTAAGGGCTATTCTTAGCAGCGTGGCGTAAACCGGTCTCCTCTCAGACTCATGACCTTCGTCCCTCTGGAAAAACCTCATTCCTCCTGCCTCAGTGAAGCGTGACGGTCTGCAGAGAGGGGAAATATATGCAACTCAAACTCTCGCTTTTAAGAAGCTTCGCCtccataaagtgtgtgtgtgtgtgtgtgtgtgtgtgtgtgtgtgtgtgtgtgtgtgtgtgtgtgtgtgtgtgtgtgtgtgtgtgtgtgtgtgtgtgtgtgtgtgtgtgtgtgtgtgtgtgtgtgtgtgtgtgtgtgtgtgtgtgtgtgtgtgtgtgtgtgtgcacatttcttccCTCCatcctgacctttgacccttgCCTTCCAGCTGTAAGAGAAACTGCCAATGAGctgtgctgcgttcagggtCACAGCAGAGATACGAAACATGCTCCTGGTGTTTGatgttctttaatttaattattcCTTTTGTTTGTGGCGTGTGTACCCGGCAGCCATTTAGCCTTTAgccttagcttagcttagcggtggagacgtgaagtcatgtgaccgtgctgtagttcctttatagcccaacattagctttttgcTTCAGAAATCATGAAGTATTAATATgtgttatcctgctgaacagaaCGTGTAAGAatcataaacgtttgtttgactcagagattattttctgcaatgatccaaaatcacatggaggaaTCCTATTGGACCAGGGAGACGCTGCCTTCAGGGGCCAGAGCAGGGATGTCACAGAAATATGACATCCCTGCTCCACTGTATTTGAGATTTTCTCCAAAATGCCAGCTCTACTGTGCGTCAGTTTGACAAATTCTAACCTGTAGTAAAGATGttcctcccctctgctctgtCCCTGCAGGTGAGGTGAAGATGGTGGACCGGCTTGCGAACAGCGAGGCCAACTCTAAACGCATCGCGGTGGTAGAGGGCTGCTTCGGCGCCGCCGGCCAGCCGCTCGTCATTCCGGGCCGAGTGCTTATCGGCGAGGGCGTGCTCACCAAACTCTGCCGCAAGAAGCCCAAGGCGCGGCAGTTCTTCCTCTTCAATGACATCCTGGTGTACGGCAACATCGTGATCCAGAAGAAGAAGTACAACAAGCAGCACATCATCCCGCTGGAGAGCGTCACCATCGCCACAGTGCCAGATGAGGGCGACCTGCGCAACGGCTGGATCATCAAGACGCCCACCAAGTCCTTCGCCGTGTACGCCGCCACCGCTACCGAGAAGTCCGAGTGGATGAACCACATCGGGAAGTGCGTGGGGGATCTGCTGCAGAAGAGTGGCAAGGCTCCGACGGGCGAGCACGCCGCCGTCTGGGTGCCCGACTCGGAGGCCACGGTCTGCATGCGCTGCCAGAAGGTGAAGTTCACGCCCGTCAGCCGCCGCCACCACTGCAGGAAGTGCGGCTACGTGGTGTGCGGCCCGTGCTCGGATAAGAAGTACCTACTGCCCAGCCAGTCGTCCAAACCCGTGCGCGTGTGCGAGTTCTGCTTCGTGCAGCTGACGGCGGGAGGCCTCGAGCCGCGCTCGGACTCCATCAGCCGGCTGGGGTCAAAGTTCAACAACCTGTCGgatgacgacgacgacgacgacagCAGCGACTGAGGAGACACACTTCCTCTGACGGATGATCCGATCCCGAAACCAAAATATTTTATTACCTTCCCCTCCGagtccagcagggggcagtgaTTAAAGGCGGTGGAATGAACCTGACTGTCCATCTCTTCCACTCATGACTCTCGATTAGTCACTACAGAAAACAGTGGGGGGGCTTTTGCATTAACTTCATCTAAGGGAGGGGgcttcttttctctgttttcttttaactgtGCATCCAGGATGTAATCTCTGCAGGGAAGCTGAATGTTTGGGCTCTGAATGTTTGGTGTCCCTTTTTTATTCGTAACAAAATGTAGATCTCACGCTAAAGAGCTTTTCTAGTCGACTCTGAGGAATATTGTCTTCTAATGTACGAGCTCGTCTCCCTGCAGGGGGGGGCTCCTTGTATCAGGGCTGCTTCCTAACAGAGGCTTGGTGTTTTCCTGgagatccttttttttaatcaatttctAATTGTAGGTATCACGCTGAGAGAGCTTGTGattaaacaatgaaatgttgaattatttgGGGAGAAGTCTGACTTTTTATCTTATTACAACCATAGTGCTGATTAAgaacccctcctcctcctcctcctcctcctcctcctcctcctcctcctctaacGTTAATCCATCTTTTTTAAATCGTACGTCCATTACCCAACCTTCTGCAgggaaaagtgtgttttgttccCTGTCCTTTCTCTCAACAGGGCGGTTTTCTAAATGTGTCGCTATTTTTATCAGTAACAACATATACTCTAAACCCAGAGCTTTTTCTAGTGGACCTGAATGCAGTCGCTTCTGACAAATCATGTCGTCttccctgcaaacacacacacacacacacacacacacacacacacacacacacacacacacacacacacacacacacacacacacacacacacacacacacacactctggtgaGTTTTCTCTCAGCAGTCGCCCCCTTTAAAAACTCACTCTGCCTTTGACCTCACGTAGTGCCTTGCAGGACATGGAGGAAATCAGTCTTCTGCTAATGAAGCACCGCTGCGCAGAAACCAGAGACTCTACGACACGCTGACTctgaaacgtgtgtgtgtgtgtgtgtgtgtgtgtgtgtttgtgctgcaaaCACACCAGCCGACAATTAGAAGAGTTACGTTTTGACTTTTCCCAGAAAGTTTGAGGCTCTTGAAACATCCGTGGATCCCCGACTCTCAAATGAAATATGATCGAGGCTTTGATTTTTAGGATTGTTTTCATGAATCTGTAATCTGGATTACTTTTCCGTTCCTGAGTGTGTTTcctgctttgtgttttaaaagggtAAATGTGGTGTTGTTGGCAGGGGTCCAGATATAATCACAGCTGTCGCGGTCAGTACTGAAACGGTTGCATAattaggatttattttaaataaagaagttCAATACAACCCTGATCAGTGGGAAAAGGTCAATGAGTAGGATTAGGATTCACAAAATGAAAAGGATTGTTCCAGAGAGTTGGGGCGCGACGACGGCGTGTTAAAGTCACTCTAGGTTTCTTAATTTCTGGCAAATATTCTACTTTATACTCGTTTTTGTAGCCGATATTTGTGAGGTTTAATTCTCTTAAATCTGAAGTTTAATTCTCTGAAAATATCAACGCTTTTTTACCTGAAAAAATGGGGATTTTAACCCTGGAAATGTTGAAGAATCCCCCTCTTCCACCTGCTGAATATctcaaagtaaaatacatatttacattttcaatgtgttgtttattttttatcacaaaaacacaactttacatTTCCAGTTTTTTCTCATGCGGttttttttcacttcaaaaTCAGGGATGTTTTAATTTTTGATTTACAATTTCAATATTACAAAGTATATGTTTTTTACTACTTCGCCCCTCCCTCACTTTAGGTATTCATGTAAGGTAACTGTGTTTTTTAACCTGAGAGGAGCAAACAGCAAAACCCGATTTTTCTGGAAATGTATAGGACCTAATGACACGTTTTTATCTCAGAAAATATAtggattatttttctcttaaatgCATTGCCTCAATATGTGTAAATTGACCTTTTTAATAGGGCTGTTTTAaaacttgtaaaataaataataatataattagtTTTGGGGGGAAACGTTTAATTTTTGTAATTTTGAGTTTCTCccatttaatttaacatttaaatctcAGAGAATTCCAAATTATGTTGCTGTCATATTTCCCTCTGCTTTGTTAAAACtgtgatatttgttttacctACGTTGACCCGACACGCCGCACCTGATCACATGCTCTCCTGTTgcgtcacttcctgtccccgCCCTCATTCCGCTTCCCACTGATCATGTGACCTGTGTCATGTGACCTCAGTTAGGGATCAGGCCCTGAAAAAAGTGGCCTATGGAAATACttgttactttattttataagaTTAATTTACAAACCTTTTTTAAGATGAATTCAGAAGTGAAACAAATATCAAATGAATGTAAATTAAACATGGAATTCTTGTTTTAACAAAGTGAAGCAACATGAATAAATCCAATAGTATAAAATAAGATTATCAGAGCGTTACTGTAATGAAGGTTCATCCCACATATAGTACAATATGAAATTACAGCTCTTAATTTAGTTTACCTTAAATCGTGCTGATACAGTAAAAAGAAAGCAATAGGTTCTAGCTTTAACAAACTGAGCCTCCCACTcctgctcctattggctagcgctccaacgtgataggctaaggggcgggacatctctaagctggttgaccaatcacaacagagccgaccagctaaccaatcacagcacactgggctctggtttcagacagagggtgaaaagaggagctgcagcacaggcaggatgagaaacataaagagctttctgaacattagagcgtggagacatgttccaggagagacactacatactggtCTGAACACCAGCAGTGTCCCAACCATCATCAGAGCTCTTTCTCAGTTCCTAGTTTCCAAACGGCGTCAAATTAAATTCAGTGTAATCGGGTCCAACAGGGTCCTGTCACCGAACCGTTTGAAGCGTGATCCATGATCCAAACATTCCCAGTAACTCCCAGATTGCACGACATGTTTAGGAACGTATTCCCCCCTCACTGGAGAGGTTTATCTTCAGTGTAAACGAGCACAGAAATGTCTCCATATGCGAACACCTCGGGAGCAGAAAGGGATTCTCTTCATGTGTTTGGATTTCTAGAGATGTGATGTCTGTGTTGCTGCAGTAATGTGATGATCCACTAACCAGCTGTCcgttgatgttctgtggactgCACTTAACAAAGGTAGCATTGACTTTGATCCAGGATGAGTCTCTAATGAATAAACCGTCACATCAACATGACTGTTTTCTTgatcctgtgtttttattgtgcatCAGAttcattttggggtttttcctgtCCGTCACATCTCTTTTGAACCCTTATAAAACACTTCTCTCTCTCGGGTTAATTTTCTtgcaaacatcaacacacactggtTTC
Proteins encoded:
- the plekhf2 gene encoding pleckstrin homology domain-containing family F member 2; its protein translation is MVDRLANSEANSKRIAVVEGCFGAAGQPLVIPGRVLIGEGVLTKLCRKKPKARQFFLFNDILVYGNIVIQKKKYNKQHIIPLESVTIATVPDEGDLRNGWIIKTPTKSFAVYAATATEKSEWMNHIGKCVGDLLQKSGKAPTGEHAAVWVPDSEATVCMRCQKVKFTPVSRRHHCRKCGYVVCGPCSDKKYLLPSQSSKPVRVCEFCFVQLTAGGLEPRSDSISRLGSKFNNLSDDDDDDDSSD